A genome region from Staphylococcus capitis subsp. capitis includes the following:
- a CDS encoding thermonuclease family protein: MKSKKGLSLIVVALIAIIVILFQFINHEGPFGGKQSNEKNLSADLKGKDKVYVERVVDGDTFLAKKDGERIKVRMIGMDTPETVKPNTPVQPYGKEASNYSKKELTHKYVYLEYDKEKNDRYGRTLAYVWLSKNRMFNRELVEKGLAREKYYSPNGKYRNILIKAQEEAKQNKVNLWS; encoded by the coding sequence ATGAAATCAAAAAAAGGATTATCGCTAATTGTTGTGGCATTAATTGCAATAATAGTCATACTTTTTCAATTTATTAACCACGAAGGTCCATTTGGCGGTAAACAATCAAATGAAAAAAATCTAAGCGCAGATTTAAAAGGAAAAGATAAAGTTTATGTTGAACGTGTAGTAGATGGGGATACTTTTCTTGCTAAGAAAGATGGCGAGCGTATTAAAGTTAGAATGATTGGTATGGATACACCAGAAACGGTTAAACCAAATACGCCTGTTCAACCCTATGGTAAAGAAGCATCAAACTATAGTAAGAAAGAGTTAACACATAAGTATGTTTATTTAGAATACGATAAAGAAAAAAATGATAGATATGGCCGAACTTTGGCTTATGTTTGGCTAAGTAAAAATAGGATGTTTAACAGAGAATTAGTTGAAAAAGGATTAGCCAGAGAGAAATACTATTCTCCAAATGGTAAATATAGAAATATTCTTATAAAAGCCCAAGAAGAGGCGAAACAGAATAAAGTGAACTTATGGAGTTAA
- a CDS encoding response regulator transcription factor — translation MISLVIAEDQLMLRQAMVQLIEMHEDMKVLNDIENGEEALQLIENKQPDVAILDIEIPGMTGLEILAQIRAKGLNTRVIIVTTFKRPGYFEKAVANDVDAYVLKERSVEDLVNTIYKVMKGEKEYSTSLMTTLFTESNPLTHKEQVVLREIGNGLSSKEIAEKLYLSNGTVRNYTSTIIDKMCSENRFDAWKKGIDKGWI, via the coding sequence GTGATATCACTGGTGATAGCTGAAGACCAATTAATGTTAAGACAAGCAATGGTACAACTTATTGAAATGCATGAGGATATGAAAGTTTTAAACGATATCGAAAATGGTGAAGAAGCACTTCAATTGATCGAAAATAAACAGCCTGATGTGGCAATCTTAGATATTGAGATTCCTGGTATGACTGGGTTGGAAATTTTGGCTCAAATTCGAGCTAAAGGATTAAATACACGGGTTATCATTGTTACGACATTCAAGCGACCTGGCTATTTCGAAAAGGCTGTTGCCAATGATGTAGATGCCTATGTGTTGAAAGAACGTTCTGTAGAAGATTTAGTGAATACGATTTATAAAGTGATGAAGGGTGAAAAAGAATATAGTACATCATTGATGACTACTTTATTTACTGAGTCAAATCCATTAACGCATAAAGAACAAGTTGTATTAAGAGAGATAGGCAATGGGTTGAGTAGTAAAGAAATTGCTGAAAAACTTTATTTGTCTAATGGGACAGTGCGTAATTACACAAGTACGATTATTGATAAAATGTGCTCTGAAAATCGCTTTGATGCATGGAAAAAAGGAATTGATAAAGGGTGGATATAA
- a CDS encoding sensor histidine kinase, whose protein sequence is MRSKRGFGVRMGEISSLVYLIFPIFGLFYNEHHYNMLVYIIVLAIFTISYLILVLLHTKLNKNHLYIFLLIHYLCIMYFVYAYEPLLSMFFFYSAFALPFIFDVGVKSKEFISFVTTMILCALFTYITHHEYVYTMIIYYIVILMIAFGNFQVRKDRKVRKELEEKNKYINVLIAEQERNRIGQDLHDTLGHVFASLTLKSELATKLLDTDKEAARNEMRAINDLSRETLNKVRTIIDDLKVQSFEEEVSSVASILHDANLNFIFKNKSAARSLNPAKQSILSMILREAINNVIKHANATEVVGEIIEKHHEMTLIVSDNGVGINDDEASALKSIKERTAYLNGEVKVQSNEGTTITVQIPRSELM, encoded by the coding sequence ATGAGATCTAAACGTGGTTTTGGAGTAAGGATGGGTGAAATTTCTTCACTTGTATATTTAATATTTCCGATATTTGGATTATTTTATAATGAACATCATTATAATATGTTGGTATATATTATTGTTTTAGCTATCTTTACAATCTCATATTTAATTTTAGTTCTACTTCACACTAAGTTGAACAAAAATCATTTATATATCTTTTTGCTTATCCATTATCTCTGCATTATGTATTTTGTTTATGCTTATGAACCATTATTAAGTATGTTCTTTTTTTATAGTGCATTTGCATTACCCTTCATTTTCGATGTGGGAGTGAAATCAAAAGAATTTATAAGTTTTGTTACTACAATGATACTATGTGCTTTGTTCACCTATATCACCCATCATGAATATGTGTATACGATGATAATATATTATATTGTCATATTGATGATTGCGTTTGGTAATTTTCAAGTGCGCAAAGATCGTAAGGTACGTAAAGAACTTGAAGAGAAGAACAAATATATTAATGTCCTTATAGCAGAACAAGAACGCAATCGCATTGGTCAAGATCTCCATGATACTCTAGGCCATGTGTTTGCAAGTCTAACGTTGAAATCAGAACTTGCAACAAAACTCCTCGATACCGACAAAGAAGCAGCTAGAAATGAAATGCGAGCCATTAATGATTTATCAAGAGAGACACTTAATAAAGTACGCACGATTATAGACGACTTGAAGGTGCAATCATTTGAAGAGGAAGTTTCATCTGTAGCATCTATTCTTCACGATGCGAATTTAAATTTTATTTTCAAAAATAAAAGTGCTGCAAGGTCATTAAATCCGGCCAAACAATCCATATTATCGATGATATTAAGAGAAGCGATTAATAATGTAATTAAACATGCCAATGCCACAGAAGTTGTAGGGGAAATTATAGAGAAGCATCATGAAATGACATTGATTGTGAGTGATAACGGGGTAGGGATTAATGATGACGAGGCAAGCGCGCTTAAAAGTATTAAAGAACGTACCGCTTATTTAAATGGGGAAGTTAAAGTTCAATCAAATGAAGGTACTACAATAACAGTTCAAATTCCTAGGAGTGAATTAATGTGA
- a CDS encoding ABC transporter permease gives MVATFFKTEIKVMFRKKLYLFMSIFLPLGFYLLFTSLLDLPEEAKEPFYKEYMYSMTVFSLLNFCMLSFPLDMIEERNNGWYKHLMSTPLKPSQYYLVKVLKTMCQFLVAIIIIFTAAHFYKDVSMNLSDWLLSGIVLWVGASLFLTLGLIIAQFNDVQKASSVANLLNMTMAIIGGLWFPVQTFPDWLQTISKKMPTYHLKQISLDFGKDKGINYESLGFLLVYSIIFLSIALIINNKKDVS, from the coding sequence ATGGTAGCCACATTTTTTAAAACTGAAATTAAAGTAATGTTTAGAAAAAAACTCTATTTATTTATGTCTATATTTCTTCCTTTAGGATTTTATCTATTATTTACTTCTTTATTAGATTTACCTGAAGAAGCTAAAGAACCGTTTTATAAGGAATATATGTACAGTATGACAGTATTTAGTTTATTAAACTTTTGTATGTTGTCATTTCCACTAGACATGATTGAGGAGAGAAACAATGGTTGGTATAAACATTTAATGTCTACACCTTTGAAACCGTCACAATACTATCTCGTCAAAGTTTTAAAAACTATGTGCCAATTTTTAGTAGCGATTATAATTATTTTCACAGCAGCACATTTTTATAAAGATGTAAGCATGAATTTATCAGATTGGTTACTATCTGGAATTGTTTTATGGGTAGGAGCAAGTTTATTTTTAACTTTAGGATTGATTATTGCACAATTTAATGATGTGCAAAAGGCGAGTAGTGTAGCAAATTTACTTAACATGACAATGGCAATTATAGGTGGTTTATGGTTCCCAGTTCAGACATTTCCAGATTGGCTTCAGACTATTTCTAAAAAAATGCCTACCTATCATTTAAAGCAAATCTCGTTAGACTTTGGTAAAGATAAAGGTATCAATTATGAGTCACTTGGTTTTTTACTAGTATATAGTATAATTTTCCTTAGTATAGCTTTAATTATTAATAACAAGAAAGATGTGTCTTAA
- a CDS encoding ABC transporter ATP-binding protein gives MIKIKNLSKSFKKNRVLDDINLEIKEHLCTALIGKNGAGKSTLIDIIIGNLQGDKGEIIDKSKMINHHKMAILFQKTNFPKFFKVKELFKLHQSFYSNSISTTRFLAITQFSETQMNQMASQLSGGQKRILDFALTLVGQPEFLILDEPTTAMDIETREHFWKIIQDLKSQNVTILYTSHYIEEVERMADQVVLLDKGRIQLSDSPQLIKNQQSYSVVVLPSNCKHIIEDLKSEFEITNYKNSYEIRTNQVASVIQKLIEYRIDLNQIEIHKTSLLDIMFSNNSDQERVTQ, from the coding sequence ATGATTAAGATTAAAAATTTATCTAAGTCATTTAAGAAGAACAGGGTACTAGATGACATTAATTTAGAAATTAAGGAACATTTATGTACGGCTTTAATTGGTAAAAATGGTGCAGGAAAATCAACTCTTATAGATATAATAATTGGCAATTTACAAGGTGATAAGGGAGAGATTATTGATAAGTCTAAAATGATTAATCATCATAAAATGGCAATTTTATTTCAAAAAACAAATTTTCCTAAATTCTTCAAAGTAAAGGAATTATTCAAACTTCACCAATCTTTTTATTCAAATTCGATTTCAACCACACGTTTTTTAGCTATTACTCAATTTAGTGAAACGCAGATGAATCAGATGGCAAGCCAGTTATCTGGTGGACAAAAACGTATTCTTGATTTTGCATTAACACTCGTTGGTCAGCCTGAATTTTTAATTTTAGATGAGCCAACAACTGCTATGGATATTGAGACAAGAGAGCATTTCTGGAAAATAATTCAAGATCTTAAATCACAAAATGTCACGATTCTATACACTTCTCATTACATAGAAGAAGTCGAGAGAATGGCTGATCAAGTCGTTCTTCTAGATAAAGGTCGAATTCAATTGAGTGATTCTCCTCAACTCATTAAAAATCAACAGAGCTATTCAGTAGTAGTTTTACCGTCAAATTGTAAACATATTATTGAAGATTTAAAGAGTGAGTTTGAGATTACCAACTATAAAAATAGTTATGAAATTAGAACGAATCAAGTTGCTTCAGTTATACAAAAATTAATTGAATACCGTATTGATTTGAATCAAATTGAAATTCATAAAACTTCATTATTAGATATTATGTTTTCCAATAATAGCGACCAAGAAAGGGTGACACAATGA
- the cls gene encoding cardiolipin synthase gives MNLGYFGTILAILLVLGFIVNLILAFIIIFLEKDRRSASSTWAWLFVLFLLPIVGFILYLFLGRTVSKKKLEKNNGKELDAFQDLVKAQANSFEKLNFNSPNDQVTKHHDLIRMLLMKQDAFLTENNNIELFTDGHKLFDKVIEDIYNAKDYIHLEYYTFELDGLGNRIIDALETKLKEGLEVKLLYDDVGSKKVNMAKFKKFKSLGGEVEAFFASKLPIVNFRMNNRNHRKIIIIDGQVGYVGGFNIGDDYLGLGKLGYWRDTHLRVQGDSIDALQIRFILDWNSQAHRPQFEYDQKYFPKKTGEKGNKALQIASSGPAFDLHQIEYGYTKMIMSARKSIYLQSPYFIPDQSYINALKMAANSGVEVNLMIPCKPDHPFVYWATFSNAADLLDSGVNIYTYQNGFIHSKILMIDDEVSSVGSANMDFRSFELNFEINAFVYDKEIAQQLRHAFEEDVKKSKLLTKEKYEQRPLSIKFKEDLAKLISPIL, from the coding sequence ATGAATTTAGGATATTTTGGTACTATTTTAGCGATTTTATTAGTTCTAGGGTTTATCGTTAACTTGATACTTGCTTTTATTATCATATTCTTGGAAAAGGACAGACGAAGTGCAAGTTCCACGTGGGCATGGTTATTTGTACTTTTCTTATTACCAATAGTAGGGTTCATCCTTTACTTATTCCTAGGTCGTACTGTTTCTAAGAAAAAACTAGAGAAAAATAACGGAAAAGAGTTAGATGCTTTCCAAGACTTAGTTAAAGCACAAGCGAATAGCTTTGAAAAATTAAATTTTAATTCTCCAAACGACCAAGTTACAAAACATCATGATTTAATCCGAATGTTATTAATGAAACAAGATGCTTTTCTAACTGAAAATAATAACATCGAATTATTTACTGATGGTCATAAACTCTTTGATAAAGTGATCGAAGATATTTATAATGCTAAAGATTATATTCACCTTGAGTATTATACATTTGAATTAGACGGTCTTGGAAATCGTATTATCGATGCGTTAGAAACTAAACTTAAAGAAGGCTTAGAAGTTAAACTATTATATGATGATGTAGGTTCGAAAAAAGTGAATATGGCTAAATTTAAAAAATTTAAGTCTTTAGGTGGAGAGGTTGAAGCCTTTTTTGCATCTAAACTACCTATTGTAAATTTCAGAATGAACAACCGAAATCATAGAAAAATTATTATCATAGATGGTCAAGTTGGCTATGTAGGTGGTTTTAATATAGGTGACGATTATTTAGGCTTAGGTAAATTAGGCTATTGGAGAGACACACATTTGCGTGTGCAAGGTGACAGTATTGATGCATTGCAAATAAGATTTATTCTAGACTGGAACTCACAAGCACATCGACCACAGTTTGAATATGATCAAAAATATTTCCCTAAAAAGACAGGAGAAAAAGGAAATAAAGCATTACAAATTGCTTCGAGTGGACCAGCGTTCGATCTTCACCAAATAGAATATGGTTATACAAAAATGATAATGAGTGCAAGAAAATCAATTTATCTTCAAAGTCCTTACTTTATACCAGATCAATCGTACATTAATGCGTTAAAAATGGCAGCAAACAGTGGGGTAGAAGTTAATTTGATGATTCCATGTAAACCCGATCATCCGTTTGTATATTGGGCTACTTTTTCAAATGCAGCTGACTTGTTAGATAGTGGTGTAAATATCTATACGTATCAGAATGGATTTATACATTCTAAAATACTGATGATAGATGATGAAGTTTCATCTGTAGGTAGTGCAAACATGGACTTTAGAAGTTTCGAGTTAAATTTTGAAATTAATGCCTTTGTATACGACAAAGAAATTGCACAACAATTACGTCATGCTTTTGAAGAAGACGTGAAAAAATCAAAACTTCTTACTAAAGAAAAATATGAACAACGTCCACTATCAATTAAATTTAAAGAAGATTTAGCCAAGTTAATTTCACCAATTTTATAA
- a CDS encoding low specificity L-threonine aldolase, which produces MISFENDYLEGAHEKVLKRLIDTNMVQAAGYGFDEFSAQAADKIRETIKCPEATVRFLVGGTQTNQVVINSMLKSYEGVISADTGHVAVHEGGAIEFSGHKVLAIPSSEGKISAEGVEAYLETFYSDFKREHMVFPGMVYISHPTEYGTLYTKEELKSLAKVCRKHEIPLFMDGARLGYGLMSDNTDVTIEDIAKYCDVFYIGGTKIGALCGEAIVFTKNNEPINFTTIIKHHGALLAKGRLTGIQFLELFTDELYFKISKHAINMAKKVKNGFLEKGYQVYYDSPTNQQFFVLSNDKIKELEKKVKFAVWEKYDDNHRVVRFATSWATTEENVEQLLKLI; this is translated from the coding sequence ATGATTTCATTTGAAAATGATTATTTAGAAGGCGCGCATGAGAAAGTACTCAAACGACTTATTGATACAAATATGGTTCAAGCTGCTGGTTACGGCTTTGATGAATTCTCAGCACAAGCGGCTGATAAAATAAGGGAGACTATCAAGTGTCCTGAGGCAACGGTAAGATTTCTGGTTGGTGGTACTCAAACAAACCAAGTGGTTATAAATTCTATGTTGAAAAGTTATGAAGGTGTGATATCAGCAGATACGGGACATGTGGCAGTTCATGAAGGTGGCGCCATTGAATTTAGTGGTCATAAAGTTTTAGCCATACCATCCAGTGAAGGTAAAATATCAGCCGAGGGTGTCGAAGCTTACTTAGAAACTTTTTATAGTGACTTTAAAAGAGAACATATGGTATTTCCAGGGATGGTTTATATTTCGCATCCCACAGAATATGGAACGTTATATACGAAAGAGGAATTAAAAAGCTTAGCCAAAGTTTGTCGTAAACATGAGATACCATTATTTATGGATGGCGCTAGACTCGGTTACGGGTTAATGAGTGACAATACCGATGTCACTATTGAAGATATAGCTAAGTACTGTGATGTCTTCTACATTGGTGGTACTAAAATAGGTGCACTGTGTGGTGAGGCAATCGTATTTACTAAGAACAATGAGCCGATAAACTTTACGACAATTATTAAACACCACGGCGCTTTACTAGCTAAAGGTCGATTAACTGGCATCCAATTTTTAGAGTTATTTACAGATGAGTTATACTTTAAAATTAGTAAACATGCGATTAATATGGCTAAGAAAGTTAAAAATGGATTTTTAGAAAAAGGATACCAAGTCTATTATGATTCACCCACTAACCAACAATTCTTTGTACTTAGTAACGATAAAATAAAAGAATTAGAGAAGAAGGTTAAATTCGCAGTGTGGGAAAAATATGATGATAATCACCGTGTCGTCAGATTTGCGACAAGTTGGGCGACTACAGAAGAAAATGTAGAACAGTTGTTGAAGCTAATTTAA
- a CDS encoding DUF4355 domain-containing protein — translation MENNQSNITEETKHNDNLETTHEQTQQKEKTFSQEEVSQMIKDRLAREKRKSDERIKYAIQEAEKLAKMNKDQKSQYEIEKLLKENEELKAEKALSQMKNETRSMLNEFGVQNFNDQIGNVLVNFNAEKTKKC, via the coding sequence ATGGAGAACAATCAAAGTAATATAACTGAAGAAACGAAGCACAATGACAATTTAGAAACAACTCATGAACAAACGCAACAAAAAGAGAAAACATTCTCTCAAGAAGAAGTATCTCAAATGATTAAGGATCGTTTAGCTAGAGAAAAAAGAAAATCTGATGAACGTATTAAGTATGCAATTCAAGAAGCTGAGAAACTGGCCAAAATGAATAAAGATCAAAAGAGTCAATATGAGATCGAAAAGCTTTTGAAAGAGAATGAAGAACTTAAAGCAGAAAAGGCTTTATCTCAAATGAAAAATGAGACTCGTTCAATGCTTAATGAATTTGGTGTGCAAAATTTTAATGATCAAATTGGTAATGTATTAGTCAACTTTAACGCTGAAAAAACAAAAAAATGTTGA
- the glnA gene encoding type I glutamate--ammonia ligase: MPKRSFTKDDIRKFAEEENVRYLRLQFTDILGTIKNVEVPVSQLEKVLDNEMMFDGSSIEGFVRIEESDMYLHPDLDTWVIFPWTAGQGKVARLICDVFKTDGTPFEGDPRANLKRVLKEMEDMGFTDFNLGPEPEFFLFKLDEKGEPTLELNDDGGYFDLAPTDLGENCRRDIVLELEDMGFDIEASHHEVAPGQHEIDFKYADAVTACDNIQTFKLVVKTIARKHNLHATFMPKPLFGVNGSGMHFNVSLFKGKENAFYDPNGEMQLTETAYQFTAGVLKNARGFTAVCNPLVNSYKRLVPGYEAPCYIAWSGKNRSPLVRVPSSRGLSTRIEVRSVDPAANPYMALAAILEAGLDGIKNKLEVPEPVNQNIYEMNREEREAVGIQDLPSTLYTALKSMRENSSIKNALGDHIYNQFINSKSIEWDYYRTQVSEWEREQYIKQY, translated from the coding sequence ATGCCAAAACGTAGTTTTACAAAAGATGATATTCGTAAGTTTGCTGAAGAGGAAAATGTTAGATATTTAAGATTACAATTCACTGATATTTTAGGAACAATTAAAAACGTAGAGGTTCCAGTTAGCCAATTAGAAAAAGTTTTAGATAATGAAATGATGTTTGATGGTTCTTCAATCGAAGGATTCGTACGCATTGAAGAATCTGATATGTACTTACATCCAGATTTAGATACTTGGGTAATATTCCCATGGACAGCTGGACAAGGTAAAGTTGCGCGTTTAATCTGTGATGTATTTAAAACAGATGGTACTCCATTCGAAGGCGACCCACGTGCGAACTTAAAACGAGTTTTAAAAGAAATGGAAGATATGGGCTTCACAGACTTCAACTTAGGGCCCGAACCAGAATTCTTCTTATTCAAATTAGATGAAAAAGGTGAACCAACATTAGAACTCAATGATGATGGTGGTTACTTCGACTTAGCACCTACAGACTTAGGTGAAAATTGTCGTCGTGATATCGTATTAGAATTAGAGGATATGGGCTTTGATATTGAAGCAAGTCACCATGAAGTTGCACCTGGTCAACATGAAATTGACTTTAAATATGCAGACGCTGTAACAGCTTGTGATAATATTCAAACATTCAAACTTGTTGTAAAAACTATTGCTCGTAAACATAATTTACATGCGACATTCATGCCTAAACCATTATTTGGTGTTAACGGAAGCGGAATGCACTTTAACGTTTCATTATTTAAAGGCAAAGAAAATGCTTTCTATGATCCAAATGGCGAAATGCAATTAACAGAAACAGCTTATCAATTTACAGCAGGTGTTCTTAAAAATGCACGTGGATTCACTGCAGTATGTAACCCTCTAGTAAACTCTTATAAACGTTTAGTACCAGGTTACGAAGCACCATGTTATATCGCTTGGAGTGGTAAAAACCGTTCTCCATTAGTACGTGTGCCTTCTTCAAGAGGATTATCAACGCGTATTGAAGTACGTTCAGTTGACCCTGCAGCTAACCCTTACATGGCTCTAGCAGCAATCCTTGAAGCAGGGTTAGACGGAATCAAAAACAAACTAGAAGTACCTGAACCAGTAAATCAAAATATCTACGAAATGAATCGTGAAGAACGAGAAGCAGTTGGCATCCAAGACTTACCATCAACATTGTATACTGCGTTAAAATCAATGCGTGAAAATTCTTCAATTAAAAACGCTTTAGGAGATCACATTTACAATCAATTTATTAACTCTAAATCTATTGAATGGGATTATTACCGTACTCAAGTTTCTGAATGGGAACGCGAACAGTACATAAAACAATACTAA
- a CDS encoding MerR family transcriptional regulator translates to MQSNDSIRRNMAVFSMSVVSKLTELSPRQIRYYETHELITPERTEGNKRLFSMNDLDRLLEIKSLIEKGFNIKGIKQIIFDDQDHLSTDEQETRKRMIVDATQKPRSETLPINRGDLSRFIK, encoded by the coding sequence GTGCAGTCTAACGATTCAATCAGACGTAACATGGCCGTATTCTCTATGAGTGTAGTGAGTAAATTAACTGAACTAAGTCCAAGACAAATTAGGTACTATGAGACACATGAACTCATTACACCTGAAAGAACTGAAGGTAACAAAAGGTTATTTTCAATGAATGATTTGGATCGACTTTTAGAAATTAAATCTTTAATTGAAAAAGGTTTTAATATCAAAGGTATCAAACAAATCATTTTTGATGACCAAGATCACTTATCGACAGACGAACAAGAGACTAGAAAAAGAATGATTGTAGATGCAACGCAGAAACCGCGTAGCGAAACATTGCCAATAAATCGTGGTGACTTATCAAGATTTATTAAATAA
- a CDS encoding aminotransferase class I/II-fold pyridoxal phosphate-dependent enzyme: MEEMTKLIEEVETTLAPFFRDIEQTAFNNQEKVLNAFHHVKATESDLQGSTGYGYDDFGRDHLEEIYAHTFKAEDALVRPQIISGTHAITLALQSTLKYGDELLYITGSPYDTLLEVIGVNGNGIESLKEHGVHYNEVKLNNGKIDISSVLTAINEKTKVVAIQRSKGYDQRPSIPVNEIEEAIETIRKQHPNVIIFVDNCYGEFVEDKEPIEVGADIIAGSLIKNPGGGLAKIGGYIAGRKDLIERCGYRLTAPGIGKEAGASLNSLQEMYQGFFLAPHVVSQSLKGALFTSLLLEKLNMKTTPKYNVKRTDLIQTVQFETKEQMISFCQSIQHASPINAHFSPEPSYMPGYEDDVIMAAGTFVQGSSIELSADGPIRPPYEAYVQGGLTYEHVKLAVTRAVTQLRKQNLI, from the coding sequence ATGGAAGAAATGACTAAATTAATTGAAGAAGTTGAAACGACTTTAGCACCGTTCTTCAGAGATATTGAGCAAACTGCGTTCAACAATCAGGAAAAAGTGTTAAACGCATTTCACCATGTCAAAGCTACTGAGAGTGATTTGCAAGGATCTACTGGATATGGATACGATGATTTCGGCAGAGATCATTTAGAGGAAATCTACGCTCACACATTTAAAGCTGAGGATGCACTTGTTAGACCACAAATCATTTCAGGTACCCATGCAATTACGCTAGCACTACAAAGTACTTTGAAATATGGTGATGAGTTATTATATATCACTGGCAGTCCATATGACACTTTACTAGAAGTGATAGGTGTGAATGGAAATGGTATAGAAAGTTTGAAAGAACATGGTGTGCATTACAACGAGGTTAAATTAAATAATGGTAAAATTGATATTTCATCTGTACTAACTGCTATAAATGAGAAAACGAAAGTCGTCGCTATTCAACGTTCAAAAGGTTATGATCAACGCCCATCAATTCCGGTAAATGAAATTGAAGAGGCGATTGAGACAATTAGAAAACAGCATCCGAATGTCATTATATTTGTAGATAATTGCTACGGAGAATTTGTAGAAGATAAAGAACCTATTGAAGTAGGGGCTGACATAATTGCAGGCTCACTTATTAAGAATCCTGGTGGTGGCCTAGCTAAGATAGGTGGGTATATTGCAGGACGTAAAGACTTAATTGAAAGATGTGGTTATCGCCTAACTGCACCAGGTATCGGTAAAGAAGCGGGAGCATCTTTGAATTCTTTACAAGAAATGTATCAAGGGTTCTTTTTAGCTCCTCATGTAGTAAGTCAAAGTTTGAAAGGTGCATTGTTTACTAGTCTCCTTCTTGAAAAGCTAAACATGAAAACGACACCTAAATATAATGTGAAGCGTACAGATTTGATTCAAACTGTACAATTTGAGACGAAAGAACAAATGATATCTTTCTGCCAAAGTATACAACATGCTTCTCCTATTAATGCACATTTTAGTCCAGAACCGAGTTATATGCCTGGATATGAAGATGATGTTATTATGGCTGCTGGTACCTTTGTACAAGGCTCTTCTATCGAATTATCAGCGGACGGTCCTATTAGACCACCATATGAGGCATATGTGCAAGGTGGACTTACTTATGAACATGTTAAATTAGCTGTAACACGAGCAGTTACTCAATTACGTAAACAAAACTTAATTTAA